A window from Gammaproteobacteria bacterium encodes these proteins:
- the infA gene encoding translation initiation factor IF-1, translating into MPKEDHIEMEGTVIETLPNTMFRVELENGHVVIAHISGRMRKHYIRILTGDKVTVQLTPYDLSKGRITYRGRG; encoded by the coding sequence ATGCCGAAAGAAGATCACATAGAAATGGAGGGCACCGTCATTGAGACCCTGCCCAATACGATGTTCCGTGTAGAACTGGAGAATGGCCATGTCGTTATCGCGCATATCTCCGGACGCATGCGCAAGCACTATATACGCATTCTTACCGGCGATAAGGTAACCGTGCAACTAACCCCTTATGACCTGAGCAAGGGTCGCATCACGTATCGCGGACGCGGCTAG
- the clpA gene encoding ATP-dependent Clp protease ATP-binding subunit ClpA, translated as MLNKELEFTLNAAFKLARERRHEFMTVEHLLLALLDNPTAVGVLRACGVNLATLSKQLAEYIKKNTPLLPVNDTRDTQTTLGFNRVLQRAVFHVQSSGKKEVNGANVLVAIFGEQESHAVFLLNQHDVARLDVVNYISHGISKVSDEQEEESGSGLEQEGGDEAAGKKPLESFASNLNDMARRGKIDPLIGRDFEIERTVQILCRRRKNNPLFVGEAGVGKTAIAEGLAKRIVDGEVPEILQKSTIYALDLGALVAGTKYRGDFEKRLKAVLAQLKRQPGSILFIDEIHTIIGAGSASGGVMDASNLIKPVLASGDLKCIGSTTYQEYRGVFEKDRALARRFQKIDISEPSVDETYRILKGLKTRFEEHHEVRYTDKALQAAADLASRYINDRYLPDKAIDVIDEAGAHLRLKPASARKKTVSVRDVENIIAKMARIPPKSVSASDVETLKSLERNLKMVVFGQSHAIESLSAAIKMSRSGLGDTQKPIGSFLFTGPTGVGKTEVTRQLAMIMGIELIRFDMSEYMERHTVSRLIGAPPGYVGFDQGGLLTDSVLKSPHAVLLLDEIEKAHPDVFNLLLQVMDHGTLTDTNGRRVDFRNIILVMTTNAGAEAISRPSVGFTTQDHSSDAMEVLRRSFTPEFRNRLDAIIQFKSLDQRTIANVVDKFIIQLEAQLEQKKVSLIVDESARRWLAKRGYDPKMGARPMARVIQEHIKKPLAEDILFGRLMRGGEVRVCVSEDELVLEFAEEAVL; from the coding sequence ATGCTGAACAAAGAACTTGAATTTACACTCAACGCGGCGTTCAAGCTGGCGCGCGAGCGCCGACATGAATTTATGACCGTCGAGCATCTGCTGCTGGCGCTGCTGGATAATCCAACGGCCGTCGGCGTGCTGCGCGCGTGCGGGGTGAATTTGGCCACATTGAGTAAACAGCTGGCGGAGTATATCAAGAAAAACACGCCGCTGCTGCCGGTCAATGACACCCGCGACACGCAGACGACCTTGGGCTTCAACCGTGTATTGCAACGCGCCGTGTTTCACGTGCAGTCCTCCGGCAAAAAAGAGGTCAACGGCGCCAACGTGCTGGTGGCGATCTTCGGCGAACAGGAATCCCATGCGGTTTTCCTGCTGAACCAGCACGATGTCGCGCGTCTGGACGTCGTCAATTACATCTCGCACGGGATTTCGAAGGTGTCCGATGAGCAGGAGGAAGAGAGCGGCTCAGGGTTGGAGCAAGAGGGTGGCGACGAGGCGGCCGGCAAGAAACCGCTGGAAAGTTTCGCGAGCAACCTCAACGATATGGCGCGTCGCGGCAAGATCGACCCGCTTATCGGCCGGGATTTCGAAATCGAGCGCACCGTGCAGATCCTCTGCCGCCGGCGCAAGAACAATCCCTTGTTCGTGGGAGAGGCGGGTGTTGGCAAAACCGCCATCGCCGAGGGGCTGGCGAAGCGGATCGTGGACGGCGAAGTGCCCGAAATCCTTCAGAAAAGCACTATTTATGCACTCGATCTGGGTGCGCTCGTGGCGGGCACGAAATATCGCGGAGACTTTGAGAAACGTCTCAAGGCGGTACTGGCGCAGCTCAAGCGCCAGCCGGGGTCGATCCTGTTCATCGACGAGATTCACACCATCATCGGCGCCGGTTCGGCTTCCGGTGGCGTGATGGACGCGTCGAATCTCATCAAGCCGGTGCTCGCCTCGGGTGATCTGAAATGTATAGGTTCGACCACGTACCAGGAATACCGGGGCGTGTTCGAGAAAGACCGCGCGCTGGCGCGACGTTTCCAGAAGATCGACATCAGCGAACCGTCGGTGGATGAAACCTACCGGATACTCAAAGGCCTGAAGACGCGCTTCGAAGAGCACCATGAAGTTCGCTACACCGACAAGGCCCTGCAAGCGGCGGCCGATTTGGCGTCACGTTATATCAACGATCGCTATCTGCCTGACAAGGCCATCGACGTGATAGACGAGGCCGGCGCACACCTGCGCCTCAAGCCCGCCTCCGCGCGCAAGAAAACCGTGTCGGTGCGTGACGTGGAAAACATCATTGCCAAGATGGCACGGATTCCGCCCAAAAGCGTGTCCGCCTCCGACGTGGAGACGCTCAAGAGCCTGGAGCGCAATCTCAAAATGGTCGTGTTCGGCCAGAGCCACGCCATCGAGTCTTTATCGGCGGCGATCAAGATGTCGCGCTCGGGGCTGGGAGACACGCAGAAACCAATAGGCTCGTTCCTATTCACGGGGCCTACCGGCGTGGGCAAGACCGAAGTCACGCGCCAGTTGGCGATGATCATGGGAATCGAGTTGATCCGTTTCGACATGTCCGAGTACATGGAGCGCCACACGGTGTCGCGTCTGATCGGCGCGCCGCCCGGCTATGTTGGTTTCGATCAGGGCGGGTTACTCACCGATTCGGTGCTTAAATCACCGCACGCGGTGCTGTTGCTCGACGAGATCGAGAAGGCGCACCCGGATGTATTCAACCTGCTGCTGCAGGTGATGGATCACGGCACCCTGACCGACACGAATGGCCGTAGGGTCGATTTTCGCAATATCATTCTGGTGATGACCACCAACGCCGGCGCGGAAGCGATCAGCCGTCCGAGCGTGGGCTTTACCACGCAGGATCACTCATCAGACGCCATGGAAGTGCTGCGCCGCAGTTTTACGCCGGAATTCCGCAATCGCCTTGACGCGATCATCCAGTTCAAGTCGCTGGATCAGCGCACTATTGCGAACGTGGTTGACAAGTTCATCATCCAACTCGAAGCTCAACTGGAACAGAAGAAGGTCAGCCTGATCGTGGACGAATCAGCCCGGCGCTGGCTGGCGAAGCGCGGCTACGATCCGAAGATGGGTGCGCGGCCCATGGCGCGTGTCATCCAGGAGCACATCAAAAAACCGCTGGCCGAAGACATCCTGTTCGGGCGGCTGATGCGCGGCGGAGAAGTGCGGGTGTGCGTTAGCGAAGACGAACTGGTGCTGGAGTTTGCCGAGGAAGCGGTGCTGTGA
- the clpS gene encoding ATP-dependent Clp protease adapter ClpS: MNDDERKSHENGGLAVEETRPKTKKPPLYKVVLINDDYTPMEFVVHVLENFFKLDAETAVRVMLHVHTRGKGVCGVFTRDIAETKVAQVNDYARANQHPLLCAMEEA; the protein is encoded by the coding sequence ATGAACGACGACGAAAGAAAATCGCACGAAAATGGCGGTCTGGCAGTCGAGGAAACGCGACCCAAGACCAAAAAACCGCCACTCTATAAAGTGGTGCTGATCAACGACGATTACACGCCTATGGAATTTGTCGTGCATGTTCTGGAAAATTTTTTCAAACTGGATGCGGAGACCGCGGTGCGGGTTATGTTGCACGTTCATACCCGCGGCAAAGGCGTATGCGGGGTATTTACGCGTGATATCGCGGAAACCAAGGTCGCGCAGGTTAACGACTACGCCCGCGCCAATCAGCATCCACTTTTATGTGCCATGGAGGAGGCTTGA
- a CDS encoding NUDIX hydrolase, with amino-acid sequence MDWAPHVTVAAIIEREGKFLLVDEVVNRTRVLNQPAGHLDEGETLIDAVIRETLEETAWHFRPCALVGVYRWRQPGGGQTFLRVAFSGEVSSHDSGRELDTGIIKSVWMTPSQLASEKHRLRSPMVLRCVEDYRFGARYSLSILSDIV; translated from the coding sequence ATGGACTGGGCGCCTCATGTCACCGTCGCGGCGATTATCGAACGCGAAGGCAAATTTCTGCTGGTCGACGAAGTCGTCAACAGAACCCGTGTACTGAATCAGCCGGCCGGGCACCTCGATGAGGGCGAAACGCTGATCGACGCGGTGATCCGCGAAACCCTGGAGGAAACAGCCTGGCATTTTCGACCATGCGCGCTGGTGGGCGTTTACCGCTGGCGGCAGCCGGGCGGCGGCCAAACTTTCTTGCGTGTGGCTTTCAGCGGCGAAGTCTCTTCGCATGATTCAGGGCGCGAACTGGACACCGGCATAATAAAGAGCGTGTGGATGACGCCCTCGCAGCTCGCGAGCGAGAAGCACCGTCTGCGTAGTCCCATGGTGTTGCGCTGCGTGGAAGATTACCGCTTTGGCGCGCGGTACTCGCTGTCCATTCTTTCCGACATCGTTTAG
- the mnmA gene encoding tRNA 2-thiouridine(34) synthase MnmA — protein sequence MTTHRKPGVIVGMSGGVDSSVAALLLIQQGYAVEGLFMKNWEEDDDSGHCAAARDLADATAVCERLGIRLHRINFSFEYWESVFSRCLDEFRAGRTPNPDVLCNREIKFKAFLEHAQMLGVELVATGHYAGIENTAAGWHLVKARDEAKDQSYFLYMLGQRQLASALFPLTNYQKREVRALAEQAGLVTHDKKDSTGLCFIGERRFSDFLARFLPAQPGDVVDTDGRKLGAHRGLMFYTQGQRQGLGIGGRRGMPETPWYVVDKIPDANRLIVAQGHDHARLFSNTLTAGQLHWVAGEAPALPQQCTAKIRYRQQGQACVLDGTPTRLQVSFEQPQRAATPGQSVVFYRDNRCLGGGIIEQRSNTRYADAVGPRHSGVAA from the coding sequence ATGACTACGCATCGCAAACCTGGGGTCATTGTCGGCATGTCCGGCGGGGTGGATTCGTCGGTGGCCGCGCTACTGCTGATACAGCAGGGTTACGCTGTCGAAGGCCTGTTCATGAAGAACTGGGAAGAGGACGATGACAGCGGACACTGCGCCGCCGCACGGGATCTCGCCGATGCGACTGCGGTCTGTGAGCGGCTCGGGATCCGGCTGCACCGGATCAATTTCTCATTCGAATACTGGGAAAGTGTGTTCAGCCGGTGTCTGGACGAGTTTCGCGCCGGGCGCACGCCGAACCCCGACGTGCTGTGCAATCGCGAAATTAAGTTCAAGGCGTTTCTGGAGCACGCGCAGATGCTCGGCGTCGAGTTGGTTGCGACGGGCCATTACGCGGGCATCGAAAACACGGCTGCCGGGTGGCATCTGGTCAAGGCGCGCGATGAAGCGAAGGATCAGTCGTATTTTCTTTATATGCTGGGGCAGCGGCAGCTCGCGAGCGCGCTGTTTCCGCTGACTAACTACCAGAAACGGGAAGTCCGGGCGCTCGCCGAGCAGGCCGGACTCGTCACGCACGACAAGAAAGACAGCACCGGCTTGTGCTTTATCGGCGAGCGGCGTTTCAGCGATTTCCTGGCGCGCTTTCTGCCCGCGCAACCCGGCGACGTGGTGGACACCGACGGCCGCAAGCTCGGCGCGCATCGCGGACTGATGTTTTATACGCAGGGTCAGCGCCAGGGTTTAGGGATAGGCGGGCGGCGCGGAATGCCCGAAACACCCTGGTACGTGGTGGACAAAATTCCTGACGCCAATCGGCTGATCGTCGCGCAAGGCCATGACCACGCGCGACTTTTCAGTAATACACTGACCGCCGGTCAACTGCACTGGGTCGCTGGCGAGGCGCCCGCGCTGCCGCAGCAATGCACGGCGAAGATCCGCTACCGGCAGCAGGGTCAGGCGTGTGTGCTGGACGGTACCCCGACCCGCTTACAGGTAAGTTTCGAACAGCCTCAGCGCGCGGCGACACCCGGCCAGTCCGTCGTATTCTACCGCGACAACCGGTGCCTCGGCGGCGGCATCATCGAGCAGCGATCGAACACGCGCTATGCGGACGCGGTCGGTCCACGGCACAGCGGCGTCGCGGCATAG
- the hflD gene encoding high frequency lysogenization protein HflD, protein MVSTETTMTNCIIALAGLYQSVDLVHQIAWHGRAEPQPFDASIGSLFKLDAQSYADVYGAPEGIRSGLTVLRAQLTEIDKKPQVERTRYVVNLLSLEKKLNRDASMIAAVRQGLERAREQLTHFHPTHINVISQLADTYQRSISRLRPRIIVKGEQSYLLNPDNASRIRVLLLAGIRAAVLWRQAGGNRWRLVFGRNALLRELESASPGA, encoded by the coding sequence ATGGTATCGACTGAAACCACGATGACTAATTGCATTATCGCGTTGGCCGGCCTTTATCAGAGCGTGGATCTCGTCCACCAGATTGCCTGGCACGGGCGCGCCGAGCCGCAGCCGTTTGACGCCAGCATCGGCAGTCTCTTCAAGCTCGATGCCCAGAGCTATGCCGATGTTTACGGCGCACCGGAAGGCATCCGGTCCGGGCTTACAGTACTGCGCGCGCAACTCACCGAGATTGACAAAAAACCCCAAGTGGAGCGTACCCGCTACGTGGTGAATCTGCTTTCTCTGGAAAAGAAACTCAATCGCGATGCGTCGATGATTGCCGCAGTGCGGCAGGGGTTGGAACGGGCGCGCGAGCAACTGACGCATTTCCACCCCACGCACATCAACGTCATCAGTCAGCTTGCGGACACCTATCAGCGATCGATCAGCCGGTTGCGGCCGCGTATTATTGTCAAAGGCGAGCAGTCGTATCTTTTAAATCCCGACAACGCCAGCCGAATTCGCGTGCTGTTGCTCGCCGGCATTCGTGCGGCCGTGCTGTGGCGGCAGGCCGGCGGCAACCGCTGGCGGCTTGTGTTCGGGCGCAATGCCCTTCTTCGTGAGCTCGAGTCGGCGAGTCCGGGCGCATGA
- a CDS encoding aconitate hydratase, which yields MSNSFDTQTVLKSGGKEYRINKIAQLKGVARLPYSQKILLENLLRHEDGASVTKEHIEAVLNWDASAQPDQEIAYRPARVLMQDFTGVPAVVDLAAMRDAMSALGGDPVRINPLSPAELVIDHSVMVDHYGRADSMDLNAKVEFGRNRERYAFLRWGKQAFTNFQVVPPNTGIVHQVNLEYLARVVFTREHDGVLEAYPDTLVGTDSHTTMINGLGVLGWGVGGIEAEAAMLGQPVSMLIPQVVGFKFTGKLAEGATATDLVLTVTQMLRKHGVVGKFVEFFGDGLDHLPLADRATIGNMAPEYGATCGIFPIDKETLVYLKLSGRKPEQIALVEAYAREQGMFRETGAKQADYSDVLELDLGKVEPSIAGPKRPQDRVALSSAKESFRASLRDYIAHVESDDDDAVDEASEESFPASDSPAYSGSLRHDDAPREKVHSAAADSKGRPSKPTRVKLEDGTECELDHGAVAIAAITSCTNTSNPSVMIAAGLLAKKARALGLNRKPWVKTSLAPGSKVVTEYLTKSGLLKELESIGFYLVGYGCTTCIGNSGPLPETIEQAIDDAGIVCAAVLSGNRNFEGRIHPHVQMNYLASPPLVVAYALAGTMDIDLYKQSLGKGKDGKPVFMKDIWPSAKEIQEAVLANIDDKMFEKSYGEVFAGDSRWNTLDIPDTEQFDWDDKSTYVQNPPYFEGMDKEPQDIADIEGARVLAVLGDSITTDHISPAGSIKKDSPAGKYLQEHGVKPADFNSYGSRRGNHEIMMRGTFANVRLRNKLAPDTEGGWTTHYPSEEVISIYDAAVRYEDEGVPLVVLAGKEYGSGSSRDWAAKGPLLLGVRAVIAESYERIHRSNLVGMGILPLQFKDGDTAESLGFTGREMFAIEGLGDGTAKSVKVIASAEDGGNKIEFDARVRIDTPQEIEYYRHGGILHYVLRQLAA from the coding sequence ATGAGCAATAGCTTCGATACCCAGACCGTTTTGAAGTCCGGTGGGAAAGAGTACCGGATCAACAAGATCGCGCAACTGAAAGGCGTAGCGCGGCTGCCTTATTCGCAGAAGATCCTGCTGGAAAATCTTCTGCGCCATGAAGACGGCGCCAGCGTGACCAAGGAACATATCGAGGCGGTGCTTAACTGGGACGCCAGCGCTCAGCCGGATCAGGAAATTGCGTATCGACCCGCGCGCGTGCTGATGCAGGATTTCACCGGCGTACCGGCGGTAGTCGATCTGGCCGCCATGCGCGATGCGATGAGCGCGCTGGGCGGCGATCCGGTGCGCATCAATCCGTTGTCGCCGGCCGAGCTGGTTATCGATCATTCCGTGATGGTCGACCACTACGGCCGTGCGGATTCCATGGATCTCAATGCCAAGGTGGAATTCGGGCGCAACCGGGAGCGTTACGCGTTTCTGCGCTGGGGCAAGCAGGCGTTTACGAACTTCCAGGTGGTGCCGCCCAACACCGGCATCGTCCATCAGGTGAATCTCGAATACCTGGCGCGGGTGGTCTTTACCCGTGAGCACGACGGCGTGCTGGAGGCGTATCCCGACACGCTGGTCGGCACCGATTCCCACACCACGATGATCAACGGGCTTGGTGTGCTCGGCTGGGGCGTGGGCGGCATCGAAGCCGAAGCCGCCATGCTGGGGCAACCCGTGTCGATGCTGATACCGCAGGTCGTCGGTTTCAAGTTCACCGGCAAACTCGCCGAGGGCGCGACGGCGACCGACCTGGTGCTGACCGTGACGCAGATGCTGCGCAAACACGGCGTGGTGGGTAAATTTGTTGAATTTTTCGGCGACGGGCTGGATCACCTGCCCCTGGCAGACCGCGCCACCATCGGCAATATGGCGCCGGAGTATGGCGCCACCTGCGGCATTTTCCCAATCGATAAAGAAACGCTGGTGTATTTGAAACTCTCGGGCCGCAAGCCGGAGCAGATCGCGCTGGTCGAAGCCTACGCGCGCGAACAGGGCATGTTCCGCGAGACGGGCGCCAAGCAAGCGGATTACAGCGACGTGCTGGAGCTGGACTTGGGCAAAGTGGAGCCGAGCATCGCGGGCCCCAAACGTCCGCAGGATCGCGTGGCCTTGTCGTCGGCAAAAGAGTCATTCCGTGCATCGCTTCGCGACTACATCGCGCACGTCGAATCCGATGACGACGATGCGGTCGACGAGGCTTCCGAAGAATCGTTTCCGGCCAGCGATTCCCCGGCGTATAGCGGATCCTTGCGCCACGACGACGCGCCACGCGAAAAGGTTCACTCGGCCGCCGCGGATTCTAAAGGCAGGCCCAGCAAGCCGACCCGGGTCAAGCTCGAAGACGGCACCGAATGCGAGCTGGATCACGGCGCCGTCGCCATCGCCGCCATCACGTCTTGCACCAACACTTCAAATCCCTCTGTCATGATCGCGGCCGGCCTGTTGGCCAAGAAGGCGCGGGCACTGGGGCTCAACCGCAAACCCTGGGTCAAGACCAGCTTGGCACCCGGCTCCAAGGTCGTGACGGAGTATCTCACCAAGTCGGGCCTGCTCAAGGAACTCGAGTCGATCGGCTTCTATCTGGTCGGCTACGGCTGCACCACGTGTATCGGCAACTCCGGGCCGCTGCCAGAGACCATCGAACAGGCCATCGACGACGCCGGCATCGTGTGCGCGGCGGTGTTGTCCGGCAACCGCAACTTCGAAGGCCGCATTCATCCGCACGTGCAGATGAATTATCTGGCATCGCCGCCGCTGGTCGTCGCCTACGCGCTGGCCGGCACCATGGACATCGACCTTTACAAGCAGTCATTGGGCAAAGGCAAGGACGGCAAGCCCGTGTTTATGAAGGACATCTGGCCGAGCGCTAAGGAAATCCAGGAGGCGGTGCTGGCCAACATCGACGACAAGATGTTCGAGAAGTCGTACGGCGAAGTGTTCGCCGGCGACAGCCGCTGGAACACGCTGGACATCCCCGATACGGAACAGTTCGACTGGGACGACAAATCGACGTACGTACAGAATCCGCCGTACTTCGAGGGCATGGACAAGGAACCGCAAGATATTGCGGACATCGAAGGCGCGCGCGTGCTGGCGGTGCTGGGCGACAGCATCACCACGGATCATATCTCGCCCGCCGGTTCGATCAAGAAGGACAGCCCGGCCGGCAAATATTTACAAGAGCACGGGGTAAAGCCCGCGGACTTCAACTCCTACGGCTCGCGCCGCGGCAATCACGAAATCATGATGCGCGGCACCTTCGCCAATGTGCGCCTGCGCAATAAGCTGGCGCCCGACACCGAAGGCGGCTGGACCACGCACTACCCGTCCGAAGAGGTGATCAGCATCTACGACGCCGCCGTTCGCTACGAAGACGAAGGCGTACCGCTGGTGGTGCTGGCGGGCAAGGAATACGGCTCGGGTTCCTCGCGCGACTGGGCGGCCAAAGGTCCGTTGCTGCTGGGTGTGCGCGCCGTGATCGCCGAGAGCTACGAGCGCATCCACCGTTCAAACCTGGTTGGCATGGGCATTCTGCCGCTGCAGTTCAAGGACGGCGATACGGCCGAAAGTCTTGGGTTTACCGGCCGCGAAATGTTTGCGATCGAGGGCTTGGGCGACGGTACGGCCAAATCGGTCAAAGTGATCGCCAGTGCCGAGGACGGTGGTAACAAGATCGAGTTCGACGCGCGCGTGCGCATCGACACGCCGCAGGAAATCGAATACTACCGGCACGGCGGGATTTTGCATTACGTGTTGCGCCAGTTGGCGGCATAG
- a CDS encoding bifunctional diguanylate cyclase/phosphodiesterase: MFDLAAIAAFVLLALGAAMLGAALMPVRDIVREARGHSRVWLALPALIVAFVTGILGYLMLAIAVARRETGLMELAAAAVLFGAGCFVWAISRISRRMMREMLRLAALEQHRATHDPLTNLPNRQFFEGQLERAIADNVAPRRLAVLVMDLDRFKLINKTMGHHYGDTVLQEAGLRLQRSLRITDLVARLGGDDFAVLINPIVDPEHPRIIGQHVAAVLQKPLAVEGRPADVGVSIGVAYHPEHGASHGELIRHAELSMYEAKRRGADVVVYEQTLDSAGRQRLVVLGELRQAIEQQSLVVHYQPQFGAKAGRLTGVEALVRWPHPRLGLLYPEEFIALAEQNGLIGSLNRWVLEVVLDQLAAWHSVGNAMPISTNISAINLQEPDLVQHIADGVRKRGLPPRRLKLEITETAVMSNPDAALAAAKRLSQFGVRFSIDDFGTGYSSLVYLRKLPVSEIKIDRSFIVNVARDHNDAIIVRSTIALAHNLGHWVTAEGIENRQTLELLAAWGCDALQGYFLSPPLPIEALNARLKDSAWNPVKSMPEVQPV, translated from the coding sequence ATGTTTGACCTGGCCGCGATCGCGGCTTTCGTGTTGCTGGCGCTGGGCGCCGCGATGCTGGGGGCCGCGCTGATGCCCGTGCGCGACATCGTTCGCGAAGCGCGCGGCCACTCGCGGGTGTGGCTGGCGTTGCCGGCGCTGATCGTCGCGTTTGTTACCGGGATCCTCGGTTATCTGATGCTCGCCATTGCCGTAGCCAGACGGGAAACAGGCCTGATGGAACTGGCAGCCGCTGCTGTGCTGTTCGGGGCCGGCTGCTTCGTGTGGGCCATCTCGCGCATCAGCCGGCGGATGATGCGGGAAATGTTGCGCCTTGCAGCGCTCGAGCAGCATCGCGCCACGCACGATCCGCTCACGAATCTGCCAAATCGTCAGTTCTTCGAGGGTCAGCTCGAACGCGCCATCGCCGACAACGTGGCGCCGCGGCGGCTGGCGGTGCTGGTGATGGATCTGGACCGCTTCAAGCTGATCAACAAAACCATGGGGCATCATTACGGCGACACCGTGCTGCAGGAGGCTGGTTTACGCCTGCAGCGATCGCTGCGTATAACGGATCTGGTGGCGCGGCTTGGCGGCGACGACTTTGCCGTCCTGATCAATCCCATTGTCGATCCAGAGCATCCGCGGATAATTGGCCAGCACGTCGCTGCCGTGCTGCAAAAGCCGTTGGCCGTCGAAGGTCGTCCGGCCGACGTCGGTGTGAGCATCGGTGTCGCTTATCATCCGGAGCACGGCGCGAGTCACGGCGAACTGATCAGGCACGCCGAGCTCTCGATGTACGAGGCCAAACGCCGCGGCGCCGACGTTGTGGTCTACGAACAGACGCTGGATAGCGCTGGCCGTCAGCGGCTGGTCGTACTCGGCGAACTGCGGCAGGCCATCGAGCAGCAAAGCCTGGTTGTTCATTACCAGCCGCAATTCGGGGCCAAAGCTGGCAGGTTGACCGGTGTAGAGGCCCTGGTGCGATGGCCGCATCCACGGCTCGGCTTGCTGTATCCCGAAGAGTTCATAGCACTTGCCGAACAGAATGGTTTAATAGGTAGCCTGAATCGCTGGGTGCTGGAGGTGGTGCTCGACCAGTTAGCGGCATGGCATAGCGTGGGCAATGCCATGCCGATTTCCACCAATATCTCCGCCATCAATCTGCAGGAGCCCGATCTGGTTCAGCACATTGCCGACGGCGTGCGCAAACGCGGTCTGCCGCCGCGGCGATTGAAACTCGAGATTACGGAAACGGCCGTCATGTCGAATCCCGACGCGGCGCTGGCGGCGGCAAAGCGGCTCTCCCAGTTCGGCGTACGTTTTTCGATCGACGATTTCGGGACCGGTTACTCGTCGCTGGTTTACCTGCGCAAACTGCCGGTGAGCGAGATCAAAATCGATCGGTCGTTCATCGTCAACGTGGCGCGCGATCATAACGACGCGATCATCGTCCGCTCCACCATCGCACTGGCCCATAATCTGGGTCACTGGGTGACTGCCGAGGGCATCGAAAACCGCCAAACACTGGAGCTGCTGGCCGCTTGGGGCTGCGACGCCCTGCAAGGCTATTTCTTGAGCCCGCCGCTGCCTATTGAGGCGCTGAATGCCAGGTTGAAAGATTCGGCCTGGAATCCGGTGAAATCGATGCCGGAGGTACAGCCTGTCTGA